ACCTTCAATACCCAGAAGCTGCCCATGAAAGTTGCGACGGCCTTCCACCTCTTCGGTTGTTTGGATTTTGGCCTCTCGTCCAGCGAATCGCTGATAATCAGCGGGTTTGTACAAGCCTCGCTCCAGCCCTGGTGAACTGACTTCCAACACATACCGCGTAGGAATCAGGTCTTCCACATCCAGGAGCGGGCTGATGTATTGACTAACCGCGGCGCAATCATCAATCGTCACGCCTCCAGGCTTGTCAATGTACAACCGCAGCACTTGACGGTGTGCTGGACCGACCAATTCGACATGGACCAATTCATAGCCCTCGCCGACCACAACCGGCTCGACAACGGCAGTGATGCGTTCAACCAGATATGACGACATTCGGTCTAACAAAAAAGTGGGCCGCAGCCCACTCTCCAAACTCCTAAGCTTTTCAACAATCTCACAAGGAGATCATTGAAGCGCCAATGATAGCCGTTGAGCGGGGTAAAAATCAAGCCTGGTCAAATTTTGAGTTTGGTTCAATCAGCGTTGGCGACCAACATTGAATAGGACGCCCCACTGCATGCAGGATTGCGACTCTTGAGAATATGGCACAAATGTGGCACAGGCGTTCCTGCTCTGTGCCATTCCTGCCTGTGCTCCATTCTCATGG
The sequence above is a segment of the Blastocatellia bacterium genome. Coding sequences within it:
- a CDS encoding ribosome maturation factor RimP; translated protein: MSSYLVERITAVVEPVVVGEGYELVHVELVGPAHRQVLRLYIDKPGGVTIDDCAAVSQYISPLLDVEDLIPTRYVLEVSSPGLERGLYKPADYQRFAGREAKIQTTEEVEGRRNFHGQLLGIEGDIVTIAEQELGHEVAIPYSMIRKAHLVFQWGKGKS